From the genome of bacterium:
AAGGAATTGGAGTTAAAGAATGGCTAAAACTGAGATAGTGACTATTAGTCTTGCCTGTAGCAAATGTAAAAGACGAAATTATACATATAGAAGGAATAAAAAGAGAAAGAAGCAGAATCCCAAGAAGCTGGAACTGAAGAAGTACTGTAGGTTCTGTCGCCAACACACTATTCATAAGGAAGTAAAATAGATAACAAAAGCGTAAGATAGAGTAGGCCTGTAGCTCAATTGGCTAGAGTAGCGGTCTCCAAAACCGTTGGTTGTGGGTTCGAGTCCCTCCAGGCCTGCCAATTTTTGTAAGCATAATTGGGAAAAGGAATAAAAACTCCCAATCCTCATTGGCAACTCGAACGCTCGCGAGCGCCGACCAATGGGAGGAGGAGACCGGAGGTCGATAGCGAGCGAGCCGGACCCTGAGGCCGAGGGAGGAAAGGGAGAGGCCGAAGGGCGAGTCCCTCCAGGCCTGCCAATTTTTATAGCACACCGAAGAGGTGTGCTTTTTTAAATGGAAACGATAATCTATTTTAGGGAAAAGCGAATTGAAATTTGTTGTTAATTATAGCATTTTAATATTTTCTGTTCTTGTTTTGACTACTTCTTGCGCCCATATCCCCTATAAAGGGATAAGAGGAGAATTGAAAATGGTGGAAGAGATTAGAGATGTCTCTCCTTTCAATTATGCGAAGGAGGACTTTCCTGTAGAAGTTAAGCTGGTTAGAAGAAAGAAAGGCTATGTGATTAAGAAAGTCACTTTTCCTTCAGCGCTACCCGCTCCCGGAGAGAATAACACGGTAAGATGTTATTATTATCAAATGGAAAAGGAAGAGAAGTCGCCGGCAATTGTTATCTTGCCTATAGCTGGAGGCAACTATTTCTTTTCCAAGAAAATGGCAAAATTTCTCGTCCGTCGGGGAATGAACTGTTTGAGACTGGAAAGGGTAGTGAGACTTTTGGATAGTGAGGGAGACCTGGAGATTGTCAGAAGAAGATTCATAAAAACTATTATCGATGCTAAAAGGAGTATTGATTGGCTGGTCAGCCAGAAAGAGATAGACCCACAAAGGATTGGGGTGACCGGAGCGAGCCTGGGCGCCTTCTTAAGCTCTCTTGTGGCTGAGACTGACCCGAGGATAAAGAGCTCTGTGTTTATCTTGGGCGGAGGTGATTTGACTAGACTTTTTTCCCAATCGAGAGAAAAGACAATTCGCTCTTTTAGAAAAAAAGTTATGAAAAAAGAAGGACTCACAGAAGAAGAGTTTTCTCAATTGGTTTCTCAGAAGTTAGAAGATATCGATCCACTTACCTATGTGGGAAGGCTTTCTCCAGAAACTGTTTTGATGATTAATACAGTTAATGATGTTGTTGTTCCTCGGGACTGTACCTTAGAATTCTGGTCTAGTGTGGGCGAGCCTGAGTTAATCTGGCTACCCTTTACACATACTGGTTCATTTTTTGCCTTCAGATATGCCCGGGGGAAGACTCTGCAACATTTCCAAAGGACCCTTGTTGTCAAAGAATAGACGGTTTTTTGTAGTGTAGCCCTTTATGGGCGTATTTTTTACGGGGACGAGCCCCTACACTACCAAAACCATTACGGACACAAAGTCCGGCGGGGTATGGTTGAATTTTTAGAGGGGATGTGGTATAATCAGTTGCACGAATTTTAGTGATGGAGAGAAATGGTACAGATAAAATTTGGCACAGCTGGCTGGAGAGCAGTTATTTCCGACGAGTTCACCATTGGCAATGTCAGGTTAGTAACTCAGGCTATAGCCAACTATATCAAGGAACAAGTAACAAGCGATAAGCGAGAGGTTGTTGTCGGTTACGACACAAGGTTTATGTCGGAAAATTTTGCAAAAGTAGCTTCAACGGTTCTGGCAGCTAATGGCATAAGGGCACTTATTACAACAAGGGATGTTCCCACTCCAGCTTTTGCCTATGAGATTTTAAAAAGGGGAACGCTGGGAGGAATTAATTTTACAGCTTCTCATAACCCTCCGGAGTACAATGGGATAAAGTTCTCTCCTTCATGGGGTGGCCCAGCGCTCCCGGAGACAACCAATGCTATTGAGAAGAATTGTGCTTTGCTTATGGGAGGGGAATCTTCTGTAAGAGATATCTCCTGGGAAAAGGGAAAAGAAAAGGGACTGATTGAATATGTAAACCCGCGATTAGAATATATAAACAGAATTAATGAACTTGTGAATTTGGAAGCAATAAAGAAAGCGAAGCTAAAAATTGCCGTTGACCTCCTTTATGGGACGGGGCGAGACTATCTGGACGCTATCCTTAAACAAGCAGGCTGTGAAGTCAAGGTTCTCCATAACTGGAGGGATGTCCTCTTTGGTGGTTCTCCGCCGGAACCTTCTTTTCTCTATCTGGGAGAGTTGGTCAAAACGGTCAAGGAAGAAAAGTACGATTTAGGGTTGGCTACGGATGGTGACTCTGACAGGTTTGGCATTATAGATAGGGATGGTACGTTCATTTCGCCAAATCAGGTTTTAGCCCTTCTTTTGAATCACCTGGTGAAGACGAGAAACTGGAAAGGTGTAGTTGCCCGTTCAGTTATGACTACCTCGTTTGTTGATGCTATTGCCAGGATTCACGATATCCGGGTGAAAGAAACCCCGGTCGGTTTTAAATATATTGCCCAGGTGATGCGTGAGAATGGTATGGTTATCGGAGGAGAGGAGAGCGGAGGCTTGACAATTCAAGGACACGTGCCGGAGAAGGACGGCATCCTCGCCTGCCTGTTAATTGCCGAGATGGTAGCTTTTGAGGGGAAGTCTATTGGAGAAATTCTCGATGATTTATACAAAAAAGTGGGACTTTTTTTAAGCGATAGAATAAATTTCCATCTGAAGGAAGATGAGATGGAAGATTTGAAAGTGAAACTTAAGAAAGATTTACCTCAGGAGATTGCCGGTTTGAAAGTGGAGAAGACAGTTAACCTCGATGGGTGGAAGTTCATACTGGCTGATGGGAGCTGGCTGGGAATCAGATTATCCGGCACGGAACCTGTGGTGAGGCTGTACGTTGAAGCTCATGAAGATAGCGAACTTAAGGAGCTGAAGGAAGCAGGAAAGAGACTGATTAAGGAAAAATGAAAATTGTTATCTGTCCCGATTCTTTTAAAGAGAGCCTTTCAGCGATAGAAGTATGTGATTGCATTGAGCGGGGTCTAAAAAAAGCTAATTCTAAATTCAAAATAGAAAAGATTCCCCTGGCTGACGGTGGGGAAGGGACTGTTAAAGCACTGGTTCTGGCAACAGGTGGTCGTTCTTTGAAGTGTAGAGTAAAGGGTCCCCTGGGCAGGAAAATTTGGGCGGGATATGGAATCCTCGGAGATAGGAAGACAGCAATAATTGAGATGGCGGCTGCTTCGGGATTGGCTTTAGTTCCACTGAAGAAAAGGAATCCTCTCTTGACTACCACCTATGGGACGGGTGAGTTAATTGCAAATGCTTTAAATCGTGGCTGCCGGAGAATTATTATTGGAATTGGTGGTTCAGCAACGGTGGACGGTGGATGTGGAATGGCCCAGGCATTGGGAGCGAAATTATTGGATGGTAAGGGGAGAGATATCGGTTTTGGCGGAAGAGAAATAGAGAAAGTGAAGAAGATCAATCTCAAATTTATGGATAAGAGGATTCCCAGAACAAAGTTCATTATTGCCTCTGATGTGATAAATCCTCTCTTAGGACCCAGAGGAGCTGCCCGCGTTTATGGACCACAAAAGGGAGCAACGCCAAAGATGGTGGAAAGGCTGGAGAGGGGACTTTCCCATCTTGCTAAGGTGATAAGAAAGGAATTGTCTATTTCGGTGGAGAATCTTCCCGGCTCTGGTGCGGCTGGGGGGTTGGGAGCAGGACTCTATGCCTTCCTGGGTGCAAAGATGGGAAATGGGGTAGAACTAGTAATGAAAATAGCAGGGTTGGATGAACAAATCAAGAAGGCTGATATGGTTATTACTGGCGAAGGTCAACTCGACCGTCAGACGCTCTACGGCAAAACGGTAATGGGAGTTATAAAAATGGCGAGAAAGTATAGAGTTCCTGTTGTCTGCATTGCCGGGTCGATTATGCCTGAAGCTAAAGATTTATATAGACTTGGAGTTAAAGGACTGTTTAGCACTACTACAATGCCGATGAGCCTTCAACAAGCTATGGGAAAAAGTAGGAGCCTGCTAATTAATGCTTCGGAGAACCTGGGACACCTGTTAGATCTAATGATGGTTAAGAAGAAAGAATGAAAAGAAGATTCTGGATTATCCTGGGTGCTGTAACAGTTATTCATGGTTTGATGAATTTATATATGGGCGTGGGTGACGATGAGGCTTACTACTGGGTGTGGAGTAATCATTTAGCACTCAGTTATTATGACCATCCTCCGATGGTAGCTTACATCATCTGGTTTTTTACACGGATTTTAGGCACAAGCTTCTTTACGGTACACCTGGGAGCTTTGGTTTCTGTCACACTGTTCATTATAATTATCTATCAGTGGGTAAAGGAGATGTTTTCCTCGAGAGAGGCGCTCTGGGCGGCGACTATTGTTCTGTTTATCCCCATCTTTTTTGTAGGTGGAACGGTAACTGTCCCTGATGGACCTTTGGGACTTTTCTGGGTGCTAACGCTATGGTTGGTATACAGGGCTTTAAAGGAGAGGAAGTCTCACTACTGGTATCTGGCAGGATTGGCAGTGGGCTTGAGTGGCCTGAGTAAATATAATGGACTCCTTCTGCCAGGACTCATATTTCTCTACTTGATATTTTCCAATAAGCACAGATTCTGGCTACTAAGAAAGGAACCCTACATTGCGCTGTTAATCGGGTTAATTGTTTTCTCTCCGGTAATCATCTGGAATTATCAACACGACTGGGTATCTTTTCAATTCCAGTTTCTTTCTCGCCATCGAGGAGGATTCTCTTTTGTTCGCTTTCTCCAGTTCATAGGGGCCCAGTTTACTTACCTCGCTCCTTTAGCCTTTATCTATGCCTGCTTAGGTTTCTATCGTTTAGTGAAAATAGGTTTTGGAAAGAAAATATGGGAATACCAGTATCTCTTTTTGACCTCTTTTCCCTTAGTTGCTTTATTTGCTTTGAACAGTTTCGTTTCACGTTCATTTAAACCCCACTGGCCTGCACTTGGTTATATCGGGGGAATATTAGGAGGGGTTGTAGCAGGAGGGCTTGCCAGGAAAGAGAGGAATTTTTTAAAGATAAACTTCTTAATTTGTATCCTTCTCTTGGGTATAACAATAGGACAAACATTCTATCCTTTTCTTCCCATTCCTCCCAAACAGGATATCACTAACGACCTTTATGGATGGGACAAAGTTAGTCAGGCAATAGATGAGATGGATAAGGAATTACCGAAACCTGATTTTCTTCTAACCGACAGGTATCAGAATGGAGCCCACTTGAGCTTTGCCACCCGGAAAGAGGCATACACTTTTAGTCCTCATCGCCGGAGCCAGTTCGATTTCTGGCAGGATGTAGAGGAACTTAAAGGGAAAGATGCAATCTATGTAACACACAGTCGATATTTTAAGGATCCAAACGATATATACAGATTTCAAAAGATTGAGCTTGTGAAAGAAGTGACGTTGGTTCGTGGGGGGAAGGAAATGCGTACCTTCTACCTCTACTATTGTGAGAATTTCCAGGGGCTGAAGTGAAAAGAGAAAAAATTCTTCTCGGTATTGTACTGGTGGTTCTGGGAGTCATCATCCATCTTTTGCCGGAAATAAATAATTTTCTTTTTTACCAGATAAACAATTTCCATTTCCATTGGCTGGATACTATAATGCTTCCCATCACCTATTGTGGAGACGGAACAGTGTTAGCTATTGTGGCGCTGGGGTTGTGGAGGTTGCGGGGTTGGAGAAAGTTCCTCTGGTTGGTTTTAATCCTGATAAGCGCAGGAATTCTGGTTCAGATGATTAAGTACTTTTTTCCTTCACCTCGCCCAAGTGCAGTCTTTCCTGATATTCATATTTTAGGTCCTGTTCTCAGGGCACATTCCTTTCCCTCAGGACACACTGCTTCAACTTTTGCTCTAATCAGTTTTCTCTCGGGAGAGTTTCCCCAGCTGGGAACCTTCCTTTGGGTAATGGCTATATTGATTGGTTTTTCCAGAGTCTATGTGGGAGCACATTTTCCCGCCGATGTTCTATTCGGGGCAGGATTGGGATACCTGGTGGCAAAGATTTACATGATGATATGGGAAAGTAGAATTAAAAGATAGTTCGTTCATCGCATAGGAATTTTTTGACATGGGAATGTTTTGGAGTCCTCCCGAAAGGGAGGGATGAAATCGACCTTGCTTTCGCAAGGACTCCAGAGCTTAAGGAGGTAAAATATGACCACAATTACTGATGTCTGGGCACGAGAAATTTTGGACTCCCGGGGAAACCCCACCATTGAAGTGGATGTAATTTTAGAAGGGGGCGCAATGGGTCGGGCAGCTGTTCCTTCGGGAGCATCAACAGGAGAACATGAAGCAGTAGAACTCAGGGATGGCGATATGAAAAGATATCTGGGCAAAGGTGTCCAGAAAGCAATAGCAAATGTAAATGATGTAATCGGTCCAGCCCTGTATGGTTTAGATGCCAGTGAACAGGTTTCCATCGATAAGAGAATGATTGAGCTGGATGGAACTGAAAATAAGTCAAAATTGGGAGCAAATGCGATTCTGGGAGTCTCTCTTGCCTGCGCCAAAGCCGCCAGCGAGACAGCGGAATTGCCTTTGTATCAGTACATAGGAGGTCCCAATGCTAAAATTCTCCCGGTTCCCTGTTTAAATATTCTCAATGGTGGCAAACACGCTGATAATAATGTTGACCTCCAGGAATTTATGATTATACCTAGTGGTGCACCCTCTTTTCGTGAAGCGATGAGGTATGCTGTGGAAACTTACCATCATTTAAAAGTGATATTAAAGTCAAAAAATCTATCCACAGCTCTGGGTGATGAAGGCGGATTTGCTCCTGATTTGAAATCTAACGAGGAGGCTCTAAAGTTAATTGTTCAGGGAATTGAGAAGGCGGGATATAAACCCGGGGAAGACATCTACATAGGCATTGATGCTGCAGCATCCTCTTTTTATAATGGTAGTAAATATATTTTAAAAGCAGAAGGAAAAGAAAATGATGCTTCAGGGATGGTCGATTTCTATGAATCCCTGATTAAAAGATATCCTGTAATTTTCATTGAGGATGGTTTGGCTGAAGACGATTGGGACGGCTGGAAACTGTTGACCAAGAGGTTGGGTGAGAAGATACAATTGACCGGAGATGACCTGTTTGTCACCAACAGGAAGAGGCTCAAGAAAGGAATTGAGCTAAAAGTAGCAAATTCTATTCTGATTAAACCCAACCAGATTGGAACTCTGACCGAGACGCTGGATACTGTAGAGATGGCTAAGAGAGCGAAATATACCTGTCTATTCTCCCACCGTTCTGGCGAGACAGAAGACGACATATTGGCCGATATAGTAGTGGCAACTAACGCTGGACAGATTAAAAGCGGTGCCCCTGCCAGGTCGGAACGGTTATGCAAGTATAACCGACTGATGAGAATAGAAGAGGAATTGGGAGAAAAAGCAGAATTTTATGAGTGGCAAATAAGAACCCCGTGATAAAATTTAAGGTTTAGAGAATGCGGATAAGTATCCATAAAAAGAGAGTTCATAGGAAGATACTAATCCTAATTGTTATAATTGGTATACTTATATTTCTTTTTGCCAATAAGAATTTTCAAACCTTGTTAATTTTAAATAAGGAAATTACTCAATTAAAGCAAAGAATAACAGGCTTGGAGGAAGAGAATATAGGGCTAAAGGAAGAACTGGAAGCAATGAAAAACGACCCCGAATATATTGAGAGCCTGGCACGTAGAGAACTGGGATTGATTAAACCTGGAGAAACCAAGTATAAATTTATCGAATCTCAAGAAGAAAAATGACTTGACTGAATCTAACTATTTTCTTATAATGAAAAGGCGGTTTGCCGGAGTGGCGGAATTGGCAGACGCCTTGGACTTAAAATCCAATGGGTATTTAATACCCGTGCCGGTTCGAGTCCGGCCTCCGGCACGGAGAATGTCTGGAGTAGCCCCGATTTGTCGGGGCGTTTGGAGTAGCAGACTTTAGTCTGCGTTTCGTAAAGCCGGATAGAATTTTGAAATTACTATATGATAAATGGACGCGGGGTGGAGCAGTCTGGTAGCTCGTCGGGCTCATAACCCGGAGGTCGACCGTTCGAATCGGTCCCCCGCCACCAGATTAAACAGAATTGCCGATGTCCGGATGGGTATTCGGCAATTTTTTTGGTAAAATTATGTTACTATATAGGGAGGTCAGCGATGAAAGAAGAAAAAAAGAAGAAAGAGATAAAGAATATGATAAGGGATTATAAGAGGTTGCTCAATTTGGGTGAGTACAGGATTACTTCCCGCTTTAAAACAACCCGTGAAGATAATGATTTGAGGGGATGTTACGCATTAGTCCATGTGGATAACGCCAATAGGAATATCTATCTCAGGTTTAGTATCTGGGATTCTATAAAGATGAACCGAAGGGGGCTCAGGAATCTGGTTCTTCACGAGCTTCTCCACAGTTTCTTCTGGGAATTGAGTGACTTATTCAGCGCTACCATAGATAAGTGTAAGATTACTCGTCGCCAGAAAGAGCTATTGAAGGATAAGTATGATAATATGGAAAATAGAAAAATTGGTCGACTGATGAAGATTATAATTAAATTAGAAAGACAAAGAGCAAAAAGATTAAATTAAACAGGCTTAAAAGTTGACAGGGGAATTCAATAAGTGTATAATACTTAGAAGATATAAGTCATTCTATCGCTGACCGCAGAAGTGAAAGGGGTAAGATAGTAATGTGGAAGAAGAAGGACCTGGAGGAGACAATAAAGAACAAATTTGGCGGTTATGATTTTATTGTGGTTTCCAACAGGGAGCCATATGTTCATGAATATTCAGGGAAAAAGGTCAGATGCGTGAAGTCGATTGGAGGGCTCACTGCTGCCATGGACCCGATAATGCAGGCTTCTAAAGGCATTTGGGTTGCCCATGGGAGCGGTGATGCTGATAAGGATGTTGTAGATAAAGATAATAAAATTAAGGTTCCTCCTGAGGACCCGAAGTATAGTTTAAAGCGTATATGGATGACCAAGGAAGAGGAGAACGGTTTCTATTACGGCTATGCGAATCAAGTTCTTTGGCCATTATCCCACATTGCTTATCGCCAGCCAGTTTTTAATGCCTCCCATTGGGAGTATTACCAGGAAGTCAACCAGAAGTTTGCCGAAGCTGTTCTCGAAGAGAAGAGAGATAATAAATTGTTCGTCTGGCTCCAGGATTACCATTTAAGTCTGTGTGCTAAGATTATAAAGGAGAAAAGCCCTGATGCAATTGTCTCTCTATTCTGGCATATTCCCTGGCCAAACCCAGAGGTATTCAGGATATGTCCCCAGAATAAGAAACTCCTGGAAGGGCTTTTAGCTAATGACCTTCTGGGGTTCCACCTTCGCTACCATTGCCTCAACTTTCTGGATACCGTAAGGCAGGAACTGGAAGCCAAAGTCAATCGTGAAGAGTCTTCCGTCACTTACAAAAATCACAAGACTTTAGTAAGGCCATTCCCCATCAGCATAGATGCCGAAGGTATCTCACGGATGGCTAATGCCAAAGAAGTGAAAGAGAAAATGAAAAGTCTTCCGGAAGAGATAGACCCTCCCTATGAAATTCTCTGCTTGAGTATAGACAGAGTTGACTATACTAAGGGAATTTTAGAAAAAATTAGAGCAGTGGATAGATTTTTAGAGAAGTATCCTGAATACCAGGGACGGTTCGTCTTCCTTGAGTTGGGAGCACTTAGCCGATTGCACATCAAGACTTACAAGCAATTAATAGATGATATCGAGTCCCTGGCTGAAGAGGTGAATTGGAAATACCGTTCTGGCTACTGGTATCCAATTGTCATCATCAATCGCCGGATCGATTATACAACGCACCTTGCCTACTATCGCGCTTGCGACGTTTGCCTGGTGGGTTCTCTCCATGATGGAATGAACTTAGTTGCCAAAGAGTATAATATGGCTAATGTAGACCTTAAAGGAATGCTCGTTTTAAGCCAGTTTACAGGTGCGGCAAGAGAATTAAAAGATGCTGTCCTGATAAATCCTTTTGACACTGAAGGCGTTGCTGATGCGATTTTATCTGCAGTTAAAATGTCGGAGAAGGAGAGAAAAAGGCGAGTAAGAAAGATGCAAAAAGTCATCCTGGAAAACAACATTTATAAATGGGCAGGGAAATTCATCCTCCAGTTAAGCGAACTATAAAATAAAAATAGGGACAGCGACCATTTTTCTAAGAAAAAGGGTCAGACTCCGTTAGACCCCATTTTTCACTAGAGGGTGAAAAGAGGAGAAAAAGTAGACTCTCCTTTTTTAGAAAAATGGTCGCTGTCCCCTTTAAAAGGATAAGTATCGTGCAACATGTTTTCAATGTTTGGCAAAACATTGAGAGGAGATTATGCTCGGCTAAGAGGATTCTCCTCCTTTTAGACTTCGATGGCACACTGACCCCAGTTGTCAAACGTCCCAGGGAGGCGGAGCTCTCTCCAGAGATGGAGGGAATTCTGAAATTTCTGACCAAAAAGAAGGAATTCGAGGTTGCCATTATAAGTGGAAGG
Proteins encoded in this window:
- the rpmG gene encoding 50S ribosomal protein L33; this encodes MAKTEIVTISLACSKCKRRNYTYRRNKKRKKQNPKKLELKKYCRFCRQHTIHKEVK
- a CDS encoding CocE/NonD family hydrolase, which codes for MKFVVNYSILIFSVLVLTTSCAHIPYKGIRGELKMVEEIRDVSPFNYAKEDFPVEVKLVRRKKGYVIKKVTFPSALPAPGENNTVRCYYYQMEKEEKSPAIVILPIAGGNYFFSKKMAKFLVRRGMNCLRLERVVRLLDSEGDLEIVRRRFIKTIIDAKRSIDWLVSQKEIDPQRIGVTGASLGAFLSSLVAETDPRIKSSVFILGGGDLTRLFSQSREKTIRSFRKKVMKKEGLTEEEFSQLVSQKLEDIDPLTYVGRLSPETVLMINTVNDVVVPRDCTLEFWSSVGEPELIWLPFTHTGSFFAFRYARGKTLQHFQRTLVVKE
- a CDS encoding phosphoglucomutase/phosphomannomutase family protein, coding for MVQIKFGTAGWRAVISDEFTIGNVRLVTQAIANYIKEQVTSDKREVVVGYDTRFMSENFAKVASTVLAANGIRALITTRDVPTPAFAYEILKRGTLGGINFTASHNPPEYNGIKFSPSWGGPALPETTNAIEKNCALLMGGESSVRDISWEKGKEKGLIEYVNPRLEYINRINELVNLEAIKKAKLKIAVDLLYGTGRDYLDAILKQAGCEVKVLHNWRDVLFGGSPPEPSFLYLGELVKTVKEEKYDLGLATDGDSDRFGIIDRDGTFISPNQVLALLLNHLVKTRNWKGVVARSVMTTSFVDAIARIHDIRVKETPVGFKYIAQVMRENGMVIGGEESGGLTIQGHVPEKDGILACLLIAEMVAFEGKSIGEILDDLYKKVGLFLSDRINFHLKEDEMEDLKVKLKKDLPQEIAGLKVEKTVNLDGWKFILADGSWLGIRLSGTEPVVRLYVEAHEDSELKELKEAGKRLIKEK
- a CDS encoding glycerate kinase; this encodes MKIVICPDSFKESLSAIEVCDCIERGLKKANSKFKIEKIPLADGGEGTVKALVLATGGRSLKCRVKGPLGRKIWAGYGILGDRKTAIIEMAAASGLALVPLKKRNPLLTTTYGTGELIANALNRGCRRIIIGIGGSATVDGGCGMAQALGAKLLDGKGRDIGFGGREIEKVKKINLKFMDKRIPRTKFIIASDVINPLLGPRGAARVYGPQKGATPKMVERLERGLSHLAKVIRKELSISVENLPGSGAAGGLGAGLYAFLGAKMGNGVELVMKIAGLDEQIKKADMVITGEGQLDRQTLYGKTVMGVIKMARKYRVPVVCIAGSIMPEAKDLYRLGVKGLFSTTTMPMSLQQAMGKSRSLLINASENLGHLLDLMMVKKKE
- a CDS encoding glycosyltransferase family 39 protein; this translates as MKRRFWIILGAVTVIHGLMNLYMGVGDDEAYYWVWSNHLALSYYDHPPMVAYIIWFFTRILGTSFFTVHLGALVSVTLFIIIIYQWVKEMFSSREALWAATIVLFIPIFFVGGTVTVPDGPLGLFWVLTLWLVYRALKERKSHYWYLAGLAVGLSGLSKYNGLLLPGLIFLYLIFSNKHRFWLLRKEPYIALLIGLIVFSPVIIWNYQHDWVSFQFQFLSRHRGGFSFVRFLQFIGAQFTYLAPLAFIYACLGFYRLVKIGFGKKIWEYQYLFLTSFPLVALFALNSFVSRSFKPHWPALGYIGGILGGVVAGGLARKERNFLKINFLICILLLGITIGQTFYPFLPIPPKQDITNDLYGWDKVSQAIDEMDKELPKPDFLLTDRYQNGAHLSFATRKEAYTFSPHRRSQFDFWQDVEELKGKDAIYVTHSRYFKDPNDIYRFQKIELVKEVTLVRGGKEMRTFYLYYCENFQGLK
- a CDS encoding phosphatase PAP2 family protein, yielding MKREKILLGIVLVVLGVIIHLLPEINNFLFYQINNFHFHWLDTIMLPITYCGDGTVLAIVALGLWRLRGWRKFLWLVLILISAGILVQMIKYFFPSPRPSAVFPDIHILGPVLRAHSFPSGHTASTFALISFLSGEFPQLGTFLWVMAILIGFSRVYVGAHFPADVLFGAGLGYLVAKIYMMIWESRIKR
- the eno gene encoding phosphopyruvate hydratase; this translates as MTTITDVWAREILDSRGNPTIEVDVILEGGAMGRAAVPSGASTGEHEAVELRDGDMKRYLGKGVQKAIANVNDVIGPALYGLDASEQVSIDKRMIELDGTENKSKLGANAILGVSLACAKAASETAELPLYQYIGGPNAKILPVPCLNILNGGKHADNNVDLQEFMIIPSGAPSFREAMRYAVETYHHLKVILKSKNLSTALGDEGGFAPDLKSNEEALKLIVQGIEKAGYKPGEDIYIGIDAAASSFYNGSKYILKAEGKENDASGMVDFYESLIKRYPVIFIEDGLAEDDWDGWKLLTKRLGEKIQLTGDDLFVTNRKRLKKGIELKVANSILIKPNQIGTLTETLDTVEMAKRAKYTCLFSHRSGETEDDILADIVVATNAGQIKSGAPARSERLCKYNRLMRIEEELGEKAEFYEWQIRTP
- a CDS encoding septum formation initiator family protein; translation: MRISIHKKRVHRKILILIVIIGILIFLFANKNFQTLLILNKEITQLKQRITGLEEENIGLKEELEAMKNDPEYIESLARRELGLIKPGETKYKFIESQEEK
- a CDS encoding trehalose-6-phosphate synthase, translated to MWKKKDLEETIKNKFGGYDFIVVSNREPYVHEYSGKKVRCVKSIGGLTAAMDPIMQASKGIWVAHGSGDADKDVVDKDNKIKVPPEDPKYSLKRIWMTKEEENGFYYGYANQVLWPLSHIAYRQPVFNASHWEYYQEVNQKFAEAVLEEKRDNKLFVWLQDYHLSLCAKIIKEKSPDAIVSLFWHIPWPNPEVFRICPQNKKLLEGLLANDLLGFHLRYHCLNFLDTVRQELEAKVNREESSVTYKNHKTLVRPFPISIDAEGISRMANAKEVKEKMKSLPEEIDPPYEILCLSIDRVDYTKGILEKIRAVDRFLEKYPEYQGRFVFLELGALSRLHIKTYKQLIDDIESLAEEVNWKYRSGYWYPIVIINRRIDYTTHLAYYRACDVCLVGSLHDGMNLVAKEYNMANVDLKGMLVLSQFTGAARELKDAVLINPFDTEGVADAILSAVKMSEKERKRRVRKMQKVILENNIYKWAGKFILQLSEL